A section of the Gasterosteus aculeatus chromosome 10, fGasAcu3.hap1.1, whole genome shotgun sequence genome encodes:
- the cdca5 gene encoding sororin, whose product MNEGTLRNIMAESKNLNGSQRRRSPRLSSPPPANVKGDNKMAQPLVGVKRSITVRKIASRKTVVPSEHNKENTPSRPVSDSSQKKRQQISTPAPAPSCGRSSSARRKKKAAVLSPILPSSPPAQSHAQQPAADPEDAVWSQKVRRSYSRLSDQSVVSSPDSRENLFGFGKLKTPQVGPRAPRPKTGLDVSCGSLSGLNSFTSLLEADDRGSASAENDPHIPGVLLVKEKRSRRKKVQQIGTTELDALAAEMNAEFEEAEEFELLVE is encoded by the coding sequence ATGAACGAAGGGACGCTCCGAAACATAATGGCGGAATCTAAAAACCTCAACGGCTCGCAGAGAAGACGGTCGCCGCGGTTGagttctcctcctccggctAACGTGAAAGGTGACAACAAAATGGCGCAGCCCCTGGTTGGTGTCAAACGCTCCATAACCGTGAGGAAAATAGCGTCCAGGAAAACAGTCGTACCGTCGGAGCACAACAAGGAAAACACGCCGAGCCGGCCAGTGTCGGATAGCAGCCAGAAGAAGAGACAGCAGATCTCCACCCCGGCTCCTGCTCCAAGCTGCGGGCGCTCCTCCTCGGCCAGGCGGAAGAAGAAGGCCGCTGTCCTGTCacccatcctcccctcctcaccGCCGGCCCAGTCTCACGCGCAACAGCCGGCTGCGGATCCAGAGGACGCGGTGTGGTCTCAGAAAGTGCGGCGCTCCTACAGCAGACTCAGCGACCAGTCCGTGGTCAGCAGCCCCGACTCCCGGGAGAACCTGTTCGGCTTCGGGAAGCTGAAAACACCCCAGGTGGGCCCGAGAGCCCCGCGGCCCAAGACGGGTCTGGATGTTTCCTGCGGGTCCCTGTCTGGCCTGAACTCGTTCACGTCGCTGCTTGAGGCGGACGACCGCGGCTCCGCTTCGGCCGAGAACGATCCACACATCCCCGGGGTGCTTCTggtgaaggagaagagaagtAGGAGGAAGAAGGTTCAGCAGATCGGCACCACGGAGCTGGACGCACTGGCTGCGGAGATGAACGCAGAGTTTGAAGAGGCGGAGGAGTTTGAGTTGCTGGTGGAGTAA